From a region of the Acidimicrobiales bacterium genome:
- a CDS encoding TMEM175 family protein yields MRTKWSTSRTEAFSDGVLAIAITLLVLELSVPAEDFSNLWRGIAAQWPSYLAYVTSFLTIGGIWLAHHGIFARLAFVNRRLVQLNLLLLMTVSFLPFPTKLVAESIVEPDAERAAVVFYGLVLLVISVISAAMWRVVAADPELLEPEVEPEEVKLLARNAAPRLGFYVVVILLAVLAPQVAAFGYLAIALSVVLTARGGDPEAGLRRESPRRRWRRGGETPAD; encoded by the coding sequence ATGCGCACCAAGTGGTCGACGAGCAGGACCGAGGCCTTCAGCGACGGCGTGCTGGCCATCGCCATCACCCTGCTCGTCCTCGAGCTGTCGGTCCCGGCCGAGGACTTCTCCAACCTCTGGCGGGGCATCGCCGCGCAGTGGCCCTCCTACCTCGCCTATGTCACCAGCTTCCTGACCATCGGGGGGATCTGGCTCGCCCACCACGGGATCTTCGCCCGGCTGGCCTTCGTCAATCGGCGTCTGGTCCAGTTGAACCTGCTGCTGTTGATGACCGTCAGCTTCCTGCCGTTCCCGACGAAGTTGGTGGCCGAATCGATCGTCGAACCCGATGCCGAGCGGGCCGCCGTCGTGTTCTACGGGCTCGTGCTGCTCGTGATCTCGGTGATCTCCGCGGCGATGTGGCGCGTCGTCGCCGCCGACCCGGAGCTCCTCGAGCCGGAGGTCGAACCCGAGGAGGTGAAGCTGCTCGCCCGCAACGCCGCGCCTCGTCTCGGGTTCTACGTCGTGGTGATCCTGCTGGCTGTCCTCGCACCCCAGGTGGCGGCGTTCGGCTACCTGGCCATCGCGTTGAGCGTGGTGTTGACCGCCCGGGGCGGTGACCCGGAGGCTGGCCTGCGACGCGAGTCCCCTCGTCGCCGCTGGCGGCGCGGCGGCGAGACACCGGCGGACTGA
- a CDS encoding glycine-rich protein, translating to MRAKKIWSTGAALTLGVSGLVLAAPGVAGAEPVSVDFAFTGVAEEWVVPDGICSVTVVAEGAQGGGPAESSAVTGGLGGRTTAILTVSPGESLLVTVGGEGGESDLNTGPGAGGFNGGADGGFPALDGNDGGGGGGGATDVRQGGDGLDARVVVAGGGGGAGGDFDDGAGSGGGGGGLEGVAGSDGTSGDNDGQGGGGGTQGAGGAGGVLPPGFGPGGDGTFGIGGEGGGDDVESANDGGGGGGGGWYGGGGGAGDGDEEGAAGGGGGGSGFGPSDATFETAVVSGDGALSITYDPQAGGCEDPAPPAPPTTPAPAAQATVATPRFTG from the coding sequence ATGAGAGCGAAGAAGATCTGGTCGACAGGAGCTGCGTTGACGTTGGGGGTGAGCGGGCTCGTCCTCGCCGCCCCGGGCGTTGCCGGTGCCGAACCCGTCTCGGTGGACTTCGCCTTCACCGGCGTTGCAGAGGAGTGGGTGGTCCCCGACGGCATCTGCTCGGTCACCGTCGTCGCCGAGGGCGCGCAGGGCGGCGGCCCCGCGGAGTCCTCTGCGGTGACGGGTGGCCTCGGCGGCCGTACGACCGCGATCCTGACGGTCAGTCCGGGCGAGTCGTTGCTCGTCACCGTCGGCGGTGAGGGCGGCGAGTCCGACCTGAACACCGGGCCCGGGGCAGGAGGCTTCAACGGCGGGGCCGACGGCGGATTCCCCGCCCTCGACGGGAACGACGGTGGAGGGGGCGGTGGGGGCGCCACCGACGTCCGCCAGGGCGGTGACGGGCTCGACGCCCGGGTGGTGGTCGCCGGCGGCGGTGGCGGCGCCGGGGGTGACTTCGACGACGGAGCCGGCTCGGGTGGTGGTGGCGGCGGTCTCGAAGGTGTGGCCGGCTCCGACGGCACGAGCGGTGACAACGACGGCCAGGGCGGCGGCGGCGGGACCCAGGGCGCCGGCGGCGCCGGCGGCGTCCTTCCCCCTGGCTTCGGCCCCGGTGGTGACGGCACCTTCGGCATCGGCGGCGAGGGCGGCGGCGACGACGTCGAGAGCGCCAACGACGGTGGCGGCGGTGGGGGCGGCGGCTGGTACGGCGGTGGCGGTGGCGCCGGCGACGGCGACGAGGAAGGCGCGGCCGGTGGTGGTGGCGGCGGCTCCGGCTTCGGCCCGAGCGACGCCACGTTCGAGACCGCCGTGGTGAGCGGCGACGGCGCCCTGAGCATCACGTACGATCCCCAGGCCGGGGGCTGTGAGGACCCCGCCCCTCCGGCGCCCCCGACGACGCCGGCCCCGGCGGCACAGGCGACGGTGGCGACGCCCCGCTTCACCGGCTGA